CTCCATGCGCTTCGGGACGGTGGAGCGCTTCAAGTCGGAGACGGTGGCGGAGGTGGCGGCGGTGCTCGCCATGTCCGCTTCCCGCAACAACGACCGCGTGGGACTGCTGGCCTTCACCGACCGGGTGGAGCTCTTCCTGCCGCCGCGGAAGGGGCGCCGCCACGTGCTGCGCCTGATCCGCGAGCTGCTGGCGTGCGAGCCGGCGGGGCGGGGGAGCGCGGCGCCGGAGGCGCTGGAGTACGCCATGCGTGTGCTCCGCTCCCGCTCCATCGTCTTCCTCTTCTCGGACTTCCGCTTCGAGGGCGGGTGGGAGCCGTTCGAGCGGGCGGTCCGCACGACGGCCCGGCGGCACGACACGGTGGCGGTGCGCCTGGTGGACCACCGCGAGGAGGTGCTCCCGGACATGGGCCTCCTCCGCGTGGCCGACCCGGAGACGGGGGAGGTGCTCCTCCTGGACACGGCGAAGCGGGAGGTGCGCGAGGCGTACGCGCGCGCCGCCGCCGAGGAGCGCGACCGGG
This portion of the Longimicrobiaceae bacterium genome encodes:
- a CDS encoding DUF58 domain-containing protein, producing MTSERGPMNDVSGHHEPVPREVLRQVRRIELRTRGAVDSRFSGEYQSVFKGQGLEFVEVREYLPGDDVRTIDWNVSARTGKPHVKRYVEERELTLLLVVDLSASMRFGTVERFKSETVAEVAAVLAMSASRNNDRVGLLAFTDRVELFLPPRKGRRHVLRLIRELLACEPAGRGSAAPEALEYAMRVLRSRSIVFLFSDFRFEGGWEPFERAVRTTARRHDTVAVRLVDHREEVLPDMGLLRVADPETGEVLLLDTAKREVREAYARAAAEERDRGRRLFRRIAVDEIELHTGERYAPALLGFFQRRETRLRR